Proteins encoded in a region of the Ignavibacteriales bacterium genome:
- a CDS encoding penicillin acylase family protein, translated as MKKPAIPAALLLTLACLLTTNAGAGELSTGADSVLVVRDKWGIPHIIAGNEQSLFYGAGFAAAEDRLLQMVLVRYSIQGRLAEFFGSGFVVRDKRIRTLGYYRHAEQSLPFLSDTTRLLLQAYADGVNAYIATHPEHMAEVFQKYGMRPEKWTAADGIACLLRMAERFDGGWAGEVDALRGYEELEKTLGREQALRQLEQSRKRVDDSSAVVSREEYNRYSPALLKPPATNALRKGAGDPSAGWTPPNMSHNWCVDGSRSTTGFPILESDPQITVESPATWYEFHLQGGRFNVRGIGMPGSPAMLIGYNDQVGWGLTALGSDNADLFQEQMREGSTTEYKWKDTFEKFEERSEVVKVKNAANIVLVVKSTRHGPVVNEFFTGLKRNEVFALRYVVTAEPATDVEGLLEMMAAHGWTAFRRGMAKYRSPGAHLIYADKFGNIAYQTLARLPLRAHEAGIPFRGWTGDEEWKGVIPFDQMPRMLNPLAGFISTANNCPIGSWFPYYVGGSIGDNARSWRLKELLGGDKQFSPGDFFELHRDAINPIARDFVFFALMAVKEEKPTSPDVLDAARLLSGWDYQMHTSFAGYLLVSSIPTLINRSLRGTPLENKYLGASAGLIQLFRDLEAHYDTTHALLPDTSVRSWLVTQLGECYRNSGIAASGSRPFTLTHSMPYQGNLEGLGSLWPAYDLTSPPLTCGVVETIWSQLGNSYSQLVNFAQIDSSFSFIPPGNSEVPASRHFNDQIGLWVAGSMHAAPLTLAAVLPLKETQYYVRSTPTSIPRAASEVPLAHHMEDSYPNPFNASTTIRYQVAEAIHVEIKIFNGLGQQVDLLVNMNKQPGEYLVRWTADLPSGVYYSRMTAGNYTQTKKLILLR; from the coding sequence ATTCAGGGTCGACTCGCGGAATTTTTCGGCTCAGGCTTCGTCGTCCGGGACAAAAGAATCCGGACTCTTGGTTACTACCGCCACGCGGAGCAATCACTGCCATTCTTGTCAGATACAACGCGCCTTCTGCTTCAAGCATATGCTGACGGAGTCAATGCGTACATCGCGACGCATCCGGAACACATGGCGGAGGTGTTTCAGAAGTACGGGATGCGTCCCGAGAAATGGACGGCAGCCGATGGAATCGCGTGTCTTCTTCGAATGGCCGAGAGGTTCGATGGGGGTTGGGCCGGCGAAGTGGATGCGTTGCGAGGATATGAGGAACTGGAGAAAACGCTCGGGAGAGAACAAGCTCTTCGTCAACTGGAACAGTCGCGAAAGCGCGTCGATGATTCTTCTGCCGTCGTCTCACGTGAGGAGTACAATCGATACTCTCCTGCCCTCCTGAAACCGCCTGCAACGAACGCACTCCGGAAAGGAGCCGGCGACCCCTCCGCAGGCTGGACGCCACCAAACATGAGCCACAATTGGTGCGTTGATGGATCGAGATCGACGACAGGATTCCCTATTCTCGAGTCAGATCCTCAAATCACCGTTGAGTCTCCGGCGACCTGGTACGAGTTTCATCTGCAGGGGGGGCGGTTCAATGTGCGAGGGATCGGCATGCCCGGCTCACCCGCGATGCTGATCGGGTACAACGACCAGGTGGGGTGGGGGCTCACAGCTCTCGGATCTGACAATGCTGACCTTTTTCAGGAGCAGATGAGGGAAGGGAGTACAACCGAATACAAATGGAAGGACACGTTCGAGAAGTTCGAAGAGCGGAGTGAAGTCGTGAAAGTGAAGAATGCCGCCAACATCGTACTCGTGGTCAAATCCACCCGGCACGGCCCGGTCGTGAATGAGTTCTTCACCGGTTTGAAGAGGAACGAGGTGTTTGCTCTGCGCTATGTCGTGACGGCGGAGCCTGCAACCGATGTGGAGGGCTTGCTGGAAATGATGGCAGCACACGGCTGGACGGCATTCAGACGTGGAATGGCAAAATACCGATCGCCGGGCGCTCATCTTATTTACGCCGACAAGTTTGGGAACATCGCCTACCAGACCCTCGCGCGACTTCCTCTCAGGGCTCATGAAGCAGGGATCCCGTTCCGGGGTTGGACCGGTGATGAAGAATGGAAGGGAGTCATTCCGTTTGATCAGATGCCGAGGATGCTCAATCCGCTTGCGGGATTCATCAGCACCGCGAACAATTGCCCCATAGGGTCGTGGTTCCCGTACTACGTCGGTGGCAGCATCGGAGACAACGCCCGCAGCTGGCGATTGAAGGAACTGCTCGGCGGCGACAAGCAATTCTCTCCGGGGGATTTTTTCGAGTTACACCGTGACGCAATCAATCCGATTGCACGCGATTTTGTATTCTTCGCTCTCATGGCCGTGAAAGAGGAGAAGCCGACGAGCCCCGATGTTCTAGACGCGGCGCGTCTTCTCTCGGGCTGGGACTATCAGATGCATACTTCCTTTGCCGGATACTTGTTGGTGTCCAGCATCCCTACGCTGATCAACAGGAGCTTGAGGGGGACACCACTTGAAAACAAATACCTGGGAGCAAGTGCGGGCCTCATCCAGCTCTTTCGGGATCTTGAAGCCCACTACGATACCACACACGCACTCTTGCCCGATACAAGTGTGCGCTCATGGCTAGTTACGCAACTCGGCGAGTGTTATCGGAATAGCGGAATCGCGGCGAGCGGTTCACGCCCCTTCACTCTTACACATTCGATGCCGTATCAGGGGAACCTGGAGGGGTTGGGATCTCTCTGGCCGGCGTACGACCTTACGTCGCCCCCCCTGACGTGCGGTGTGGTTGAAACGATCTGGTCTCAGTTGGGGAACAGCTATTCCCAGCTAGTCAACTTTGCCCAGATCGACTCTTCGTTCTCGTTCATTCCCCCCGGCAATTCCGAGGTACCCGCCTCCCGGCATTTCAATGACCAGATCGGCTTGTGGGTGGCAGGTTCAATGCACGCTGCCCCGCTTACGCTCGCTGCGGTACTCCCACTCAAGGAAACCCAATACTACGTTCGCTCTACGCCTACCTCTATTCCTCGGGCGGCGAGCGAGGTGCCGCTGGCCCATCACATGGAGGACAGTTACCCCAATCCTTTCAATGCGAGCACGACGATTCGATACCAGGTAGCCGAAGCCATTCACGTGGAGATAAAGATCTTCAACGGTCTGGGCCAGCAAGTTGACCTGCTGGTAAATATGAACAAGCAACCGGGCGAGTACCTTGTCCGATGGACTGCTGATTTGCCCAGCGGAGTCTACTATTCACGAATGACCGCGGGGAATTACACTCAGACGAAAAAACTCATTCTGCTCAGATAA
- a CDS encoding DUF362 domain-containing protein: MHPQKPRHIDRREFVKMVTVGGIAAAIPAVTPGGLLAQQKTPPPKPSTNIKDALKVPRNAASMPGKMPGAVVQAYHDRSIANDKVDLQVVDAMVQKGLMELTGASTAAAAWKMFVTPEDVIGLKVNPVAGKTLSTSLEITHAIIRQLEEAGVPKKNIVIWDRREFELEDVGFTAANFPGIRIVGTERKDAKGSYTDDKGVLYGKQMIDESWYYWADVDGKYDAETLPYLVNEGKFSYFGTICTKDVTKIINIPILKNAGPTVTLALKNLAFGCISNTGRLHKDLWAETCAEVPAFAPVRDKVVLNIVDGIKGCYNGGPGADPKFFTEYKTVLVGTDPVAVDRIGYEIVLKKRLEEKVQKAESPNGRRFMELARDLGLGVADLEKITLQKLNLS; this comes from the coding sequence ATGCACCCTCAAAAGCCCAGACACATCGATCGCCGCGAATTCGTCAAAATGGTCACCGTAGGAGGTATCGCGGCTGCGATTCCGGCAGTCACGCCCGGTGGCCTGTTGGCTCAGCAGAAGACACCTCCCCCAAAACCATCCACGAACATCAAGGATGCGCTGAAAGTCCCGCGCAATGCTGCTTCGATGCCCGGAAAAATGCCCGGAGCCGTCGTGCAGGCATATCATGATCGGTCAATAGCGAACGACAAGGTCGATCTTCAGGTGGTCGATGCGATGGTGCAGAAGGGGCTGATGGAACTAACAGGCGCTTCAACGGCAGCAGCGGCATGGAAAATGTTCGTGACCCCCGAAGATGTGATTGGGTTGAAGGTGAATCCCGTCGCCGGGAAGACTCTGTCGACGAGCCTGGAGATTACACACGCGATCATTCGTCAGCTGGAAGAGGCGGGCGTTCCGAAAAAGAACATCGTCATATGGGACCGCAGAGAGTTTGAGCTCGAAGATGTTGGTTTCACGGCGGCGAATTTCCCCGGGATCAGGATCGTCGGTACGGAGCGGAAGGATGCAAAGGGGTCGTATACGGACGACAAGGGTGTGTTGTACGGCAAACAGATGATTGATGAATCGTGGTACTACTGGGCGGATGTCGACGGAAAGTACGACGCCGAAACTTTGCCGTATTTGGTGAATGAAGGGAAGTTCTCGTACTTCGGAACGATCTGCACGAAGGACGTCACGAAAATCATCAACATCCCGATTCTCAAGAACGCCGGACCGACGGTGACGCTCGCCCTGAAAAACCTCGCGTTCGGATGTATTTCAAATACCGGCAGGCTTCACAAGGACCTTTGGGCCGAAACGTGCGCGGAAGTGCCGGCATTTGCTCCGGTTCGCGACAAGGTTGTGCTCAATATCGTCGACGGGATCAAAGGATGCTACAATGGCGGCCCCGGAGCCGATCCGAAGTTCTTCACGGAGTACAAGACTGTGCTCGTCGGCACCGACCCCGTCGCCGTTGACAGAATCGGATACGAGATCGTCCTGAAAAAAAGGCTCGAGGAAAAAGTCCAGAAGGCTGAATCGCCGAACGGTCGAAGATTTATGGAGCTTGCCCGTGATCTTGGTCTCGGCGTTGCTGACCTCGAAAAGATCACGCTTCAGAAACTGAATCTCTCGTGA
- a CDS encoding flavin reductase family protein, translating into MHIRTDDILGYEKQFRANLINSVSGFKSASLIGTINAEGKTNLSLFSSVIHVGANPPLLALLMRPLPDERHTYRNIRRTGCFTVNHVTEGIFRKAHQTSARYPEDVSEFDACGLTPEFSGNHTAPYVNEAAIRIGAAYREEHEIAANGTVFVVGEIVEIMIPEGMVGEDGYIDLEKAGSIAVSGLDGYHSTNRIARLSYAKPGTEPKELH; encoded by the coding sequence ATGCACATTCGAACAGACGACATACTGGGGTATGAGAAGCAGTTCAGGGCAAACCTGATCAATTCGGTTTCAGGATTCAAGAGCGCCTCGTTGATCGGCACGATCAACGCCGAAGGAAAAACAAACCTCTCACTCTTCAGCTCGGTGATCCACGTCGGGGCAAATCCTCCGTTGCTCGCGCTCCTTATGCGTCCCCTCCCCGACGAACGGCATACCTATCGCAACATCAGGCGCACCGGTTGTTTCACAGTGAACCATGTCACTGAGGGAATATTTCGAAAAGCTCATCAGACGTCAGCGCGGTATCCCGAAGATGTTTCCGAATTCGACGCCTGTGGACTCACACCGGAGTTTTCAGGAAATCACACGGCCCCTTATGTGAACGAGGCCGCAATCAGGATCGGGGCTGCATATCGGGAGGAACATGAGATCGCGGCAAACGGCACGGTCTTCGTGGTCGGCGAGATCGTCGAGATCATGATCCCCGAAGGCATGGTGGGTGAGGATGGTTATATCGATCTTGAAAAAGCGGGCAGCATTGCCGTGAGCGGCCTGGATGGATACCACAGCACAAATAGAATTGCCCGCCTCTCGTATGCGAAGCCGGGGACTGAGCCGAAAGAACTCCACTGA
- a CDS encoding carotenoid biosynthesis protein encodes MRSRALTALVVFYIVLWIGGVATYSISSAPSPGDGWTAAAFLWVAALISLLSAERTHALVLGCASVAAFMAEVLGVATGLVFGSYQYTGALGFALFNVPIAISAAWIILLAYVWHSTSRLKLGLVTRAILGAAWMTSIDLVIDPLAAGPLSYWHWQGGGWYYGIPLSNFAGWFGISLVLLLFLHQRPMNSAWAKKSGLSVIVFFTFVAAVNGLWLPALIGAALTMLDLGLFKDEWLHMATDAQSLVSQLQSRGLKHEG; translated from the coding sequence ATGCGTAGTCGGGCATTGACAGCCCTCGTGGTCTTCTACATCGTGCTCTGGATCGGCGGAGTTGCGACCTACAGCATCAGTTCGGCCCCTTCCCCTGGCGACGGATGGACGGCCGCGGCATTCCTCTGGGTTGCGGCGCTGATTTCGCTGCTCAGTGCAGAGCGAACGCACGCGCTGGTCCTTGGATGCGCGTCTGTTGCCGCTTTCATGGCTGAGGTCCTCGGCGTCGCCACAGGATTGGTATTTGGATCGTATCAATACACCGGCGCCCTCGGGTTCGCTCTCTTCAATGTGCCGATTGCGATCTCTGCCGCGTGGATTATTCTCCTTGCGTATGTCTGGCACTCGACCTCACGGCTCAAGCTTGGCCTCGTGACCCGGGCGATCCTCGGAGCTGCCTGGATGACGTCAATCGATCTCGTGATTGATCCTCTTGCTGCGGGGCCCCTGTCGTACTGGCACTGGCAAGGCGGGGGATGGTACTATGGAATCCCGCTTTCGAATTTCGCCGGCTGGTTCGGTATCAGTCTCGTTCTTCTTCTTTTCCTGCATCAGCGGCCTATGAACAGCGCGTGGGCGAAGAAAAGCGGTTTGAGCGTTATTGTCTTCTTCACGTTCGTCGCCGCCGTAAACGGATTGTGGCTGCCCGCTCTCATCGGCGCAGCGCTGACGATGCTCGACCTAGGGCTCTTTAAAGATGAATGGCTTCACATGGCAACCGATGCACAGTCTCTCGTTTCTCAATTGCAGAGTCGGGGATTGAAGCATGAAGGCTAG
- the crtI gene encoding phytoene desaturase family protein: protein MKQRHAIVIGAGLGGLALSLRLAAQGWQVRVCEQGPTPGGKMNVFEKEGYRFDTGPSLVTMPEIFEELFAVAGSRLSDHVTLERIAPHANYVYPDGTKFAHSTSLPEWLSTVRNLDRRDIDGFWRFLGLGARLYELSRETFLSRSPYEKPEFAQLKALRHFPVRYGWGNYDRTMKAHFHSPHLQQLYNRYPTYVGSSPYRAPATLAVIPYIEHAFGGWYFKGGLYMLVRALTELLRKHNVELFTSSQVVHIEERSGEVKGVELSDGRTLTADIVIMNGDASTAPQLLGRAKSLPTPQHKRSLSGLVFLVGLKKKLPDLHHHNVYFSSDYKQEFSQLFDGQRFPDDPTVYVNIPSRTDPTVAPANGESLFIMANAPAVEGARWDSEATEQAWARVYGRLLSSGFPRLEDHIAFREAWTPARFAERYAMPGGSIYGLASHGWKSAFFRPANRDRSVRGLYYVGGSSHPGGGTPMVLLSAKITCRMIAGDGYA, encoded by the coding sequence ATGAAACAACGACATGCCATTGTGATCGGAGCAGGATTGGGTGGACTCGCGCTCTCGCTCCGGCTCGCCGCGCAGGGATGGCAGGTGAGGGTGTGCGAACAGGGACCCACACCCGGCGGAAAAATGAACGTGTTCGAGAAGGAGGGCTATCGCTTCGACACCGGCCCTTCACTCGTCACGATGCCGGAGATTTTTGAAGAGCTCTTTGCCGTGGCAGGATCCCGGCTTTCCGATCATGTCACGCTGGAAAGGATTGCACCCCACGCGAATTATGTTTACCCGGACGGAACGAAGTTCGCCCACTCCACCTCCCTTCCGGAATGGCTTTCAACGGTGAGAAATCTCGATCGACGCGACATCGACGGATTCTGGAGATTCCTCGGACTCGGCGCCCGGTTGTACGAGCTTTCGCGTGAAACTTTTCTCTCGAGAAGCCCCTACGAGAAGCCAGAGTTCGCGCAGCTCAAGGCATTACGCCATTTCCCGGTCCGGTACGGATGGGGGAACTACGACCGTACGATGAAGGCCCATTTTCACAGTCCACACTTGCAGCAGCTTTACAACCGATATCCGACATATGTTGGCTCATCCCCGTATCGTGCGCCGGCAACACTTGCGGTTATACCGTACATCGAACACGCATTTGGCGGGTGGTACTTCAAGGGGGGATTGTACATGCTGGTCCGTGCACTTACGGAGCTTCTTCGCAAGCACAACGTGGAGCTCTTTACATCCTCTCAGGTAGTACACATTGAAGAGAGATCGGGCGAGGTCAAAGGAGTGGAACTCTCGGACGGCAGAACCCTCACGGCCGACATCGTCATCATGAACGGCGACGCTTCCACCGCCCCACAATTGCTTGGCCGGGCGAAATCTCTTCCCACACCGCAGCACAAGCGATCGCTTTCCGGTTTGGTGTTCCTCGTCGGATTGAAGAAGAAGCTCCCTGACCTTCACCATCACAACGTCTACTTCTCCTCGGACTACAAGCAGGAGTTCAGCCAGTTGTTCGACGGGCAGCGGTTTCCGGATGACCCGACGGTCTACGTCAACATTCCAAGCCGGACGGACCCGACGGTCGCTCCTGCAAACGGCGAAAGCCTCTTTATCATGGCCAATGCGCCTGCGGTTGAAGGCGCTCGATGGGATAGTGAGGCGACAGAGCAAGCGTGGGCGCGCGTCTATGGTCGGCTTCTTTCCAGCGGCTTCCCGCGCCTCGAAGATCATATCGCATTCCGCGAAGCCTGGACCCCGGCGCGGTTCGCCGAACGCTACGCGATGCCCGGCGGGTCAATTTATGGTTTGGCGTCACACGGATGGAAATCAGCGTTCTTCCGCCCTGCGAACCGTGATCGGAGCGTCAGAGGTCTCTACTACGTGGGCGGCAGCTCGCATCCGGGCGGAGGTACTCCCATGGTGCTTCTTTCGGCAAAGATCACTTGCAGAATGATTGCAGGAGACGGCTATGCGTAG
- a CDS encoding glycosyltransferase — protein MLQQGPVVQEVLVYDDGSEDGTADIVRALSQSDQRVQLISGSPLPAGWCGKPHACMRLSERAQAPWMLFLDADARLKPNGALALVETARKRRLTFLSAWPEFELNDFAERLLMPMLNFFVFTLFPSPGSLISNNPRLGLAHGACILVERAAYRRLGGHSLVRQELFEDTALARRWRELGERGLGLDGSEIVRVRMYDGLGAIWQGFQKNFYPGFRSKAVFWIFLSLHFALYLLPFLALPFAGSGPGGGAVLGAALLVLGMRLLLAIRFGDPVWSFLLHPVAESFLLAVGIRSWWRWSHGGVDWKGRTYSSHITRGAVTEGTAKP, from the coding sequence GTGCTGCAGCAGGGCCCTGTCGTGCAGGAAGTGCTCGTCTACGATGATGGCTCTGAGGATGGCACAGCGGATATTGTGCGGGCTCTTTCACAATCAGATCAACGGGTGCAGCTCATCAGCGGCTCTCCGCTCCCCGCAGGCTGGTGCGGTAAACCACATGCATGTATGCGGCTCTCAGAACGAGCGCAGGCTCCGTGGATGCTTTTCCTCGACGCCGATGCGCGGCTCAAACCGAACGGAGCGCTCGCACTGGTGGAAACCGCGAGAAAGCGAAGACTCACTTTCCTTTCCGCCTGGCCGGAGTTTGAACTGAACGATTTCGCTGAACGGCTCCTCATGCCGATGCTCAATTTTTTCGTCTTCACACTGTTTCCTTCGCCCGGATCACTGATCTCGAACAATCCCCGGCTCGGACTCGCTCACGGAGCGTGCATCCTTGTCGAACGCGCCGCGTACCGGCGACTCGGCGGTCATTCCTTGGTGCGGCAGGAATTGTTTGAGGACACAGCCCTCGCCCGCAGATGGCGCGAGCTGGGAGAACGAGGACTTGGTCTTGACGGCTCTGAAATCGTCCGCGTTCGTATGTACGACGGCCTGGGCGCGATCTGGCAGGGATTTCAAAAGAATTTCTATCCCGGATTCCGGTCCAAAGCAGTATTCTGGATCTTCCTTTCCCTTCACTTTGCGCTCTACCTACTCCCTTTTCTTGCACTTCCATTTGCCGGGTCGGGACCTGGAGGCGGAGCGGTGCTTGGAGCAGCTCTTCTTGTGCTCGGGATGCGATTGCTGCTCGCGATTCGCTTCGGTGACCCCGTCTGGTCGTTTCTCCTTCATCCGGTCGCCGAATCGTTTCTCCTCGCTGTCGGGATTCGCTCATGGTGGCGCTGGTCGCACGGGGGCGTTGACTGGAAAGGCCGGACTTATTCATCACACATCACACGCGGAGCTGTCACAGAAGGGACTGCAAAACCATGA
- a CDS encoding alpha/beta fold hydrolase, which yields MLSERYGSGPKTVVGLHGWAGDHRTFQPLQRFRPDSISFWSLDLPGYRQSPAPRVWTLDAVAEQVANALRELHLDRFTLVGNCSGAIVGLHLARRMQQSIDRLVMIDPFAYMPWYFGLFLRGQFGRRAYDATFASHLGRSLTNSALQHKRTVDSHLTSSFAGVNHDTVYRYLQMLDENNNYRQFADVNVPITLVQGERTFAAVKRSIDLWTMLWPGAERFRKFALGPDTCPERSPDYYRMRSECAAAGPCRAGSARLR from the coding sequence ATGCTGTCTGAACGGTACGGCTCAGGACCGAAGACCGTTGTCGGCCTCCATGGATGGGCCGGCGATCATCGGACATTTCAACCTCTTCAGCGATTTCGGCCGGACTCGATTTCATTCTGGAGCCTGGACCTGCCGGGCTATCGCCAATCACCGGCGCCACGCGTTTGGACACTTGATGCTGTCGCAGAACAGGTCGCCAACGCTCTGCGCGAACTACATTTAGACAGGTTCACGCTCGTCGGCAATTGCAGCGGCGCTATCGTGGGTCTGCACCTTGCTCGCAGGATGCAGCAGAGCATCGACCGGCTCGTGATGATCGATCCATTCGCCTATATGCCGTGGTACTTCGGACTCTTCCTGCGGGGACAATTCGGCCGACGCGCCTATGACGCAACATTCGCTTCACATCTGGGTCGATCTCTTACAAACAGCGCTCTGCAGCACAAGCGGACAGTCGATTCACATCTCACTTCTTCTTTTGCCGGGGTGAATCACGATACTGTCTACCGTTACCTCCAGATGCTCGATGAGAACAACAACTACCGCCAGTTTGCGGATGTGAACGTCCCCATCACCCTCGTTCAGGGAGAGCGGACCTTCGCCGCAGTGAAACGATCAATCGACCTCTGGACCATGCTTTGGCCTGGAGCAGAGAGGTTCAGGAAATTCGCTCTCGGTCCTGATACCTGCCCGGAACGAAGCCCTGACTATTACAGAATGCGTTCGGAGTGTGCTGCAGCAGGGCCCTGTCGTGCAGGAAGTGCTCGTCTACGATGA
- the crtI gene encoding phytoene desaturase family protein: protein MKIAIIGAGLGGLSTAIHLRLDGHDVTIFEAQESAGGRANRLARNGFSFDTGPSLLNYPWVFEDLFRAAGRKLEDYVTLLPIDPSITFLWRDGERFTLSSQFDALVREIERIEPGSGPALTRFLRNASEQFRVSFEGLVTNNADSPLGWFGSLKWRDLSKLSLFRSFEGELRKYFKNPRVRQALGSYAMYLGGSPFQLPGLFSILPFGELAYGLWLPKGGIYALVEATCKLAEEIGVDIRCSTPVKKIQVENGRVTGILTQGGEFLPFGTVVSNVDVPTTLTRLLENEEKNDSAAKKWRMTPGVITFYWGVLGEIPNLPHHSIYLPNDSRLGFAQLLDTGEMPTDLPFYVSAPSKSDPSLAPPGTTLIFVLVPTPVLSQIGSVDWAQVTRESRTEVFRRLASHNIRLSESDFLVEEVWTPEEWRNRFGLYDGSAFGAAHTLFQMGPFRAKNYAPDIKGLYFVGASTTPGTGMPMVVLGGAMTAERIKAHAV, encoded by the coding sequence ATGAAGATCGCAATAATCGGTGCGGGACTTGGCGGACTGAGCACCGCGATTCATCTGCGGCTGGACGGCCATGATGTCACGATCTTCGAGGCGCAGGAGAGTGCCGGGGGCCGCGCCAACCGCCTCGCACGGAATGGTTTCTCGTTCGATACAGGCCCCTCGCTGCTGAACTACCCCTGGGTTTTTGAAGACCTGTTTCGCGCTGCGGGCCGGAAGCTCGAAGATTATGTGACGCTCCTTCCCATCGATCCGTCGATCACATTTCTCTGGCGGGACGGGGAACGATTTACCCTCTCGAGCCAGTTCGACGCCCTGGTCCGCGAAATTGAGCGGATTGAACCGGGATCCGGTCCTGCCCTGACGCGCTTTCTTCGGAATGCCTCTGAACAGTTCCGTGTCTCGTTCGAAGGTCTCGTGACCAACAACGCTGACTCCCCGCTGGGCTGGTTTGGGTCACTGAAATGGCGCGACCTCTCAAAACTCTCGTTGTTCCGCTCGTTCGAAGGTGAGCTGAGGAAGTACTTCAAGAACCCGCGCGTACGACAGGCCCTTGGTTCATACGCCATGTACCTCGGAGGGTCACCGTTCCAACTCCCCGGATTGTTTTCGATTCTCCCGTTCGGCGAACTCGCATACGGACTCTGGCTCCCAAAAGGAGGCATCTATGCGCTCGTCGAAGCCACATGCAAACTCGCAGAAGAAATCGGAGTCGATATCCGGTGCTCAACACCCGTGAAGAAAATCCAGGTGGAGAACGGCCGGGTGACAGGCATTCTCACGCAGGGGGGGGAGTTTCTTCCGTTCGGAACGGTCGTTTCGAATGTCGATGTCCCGACAACCCTCACGCGTCTCCTGGAAAACGAGGAGAAAAACGATTCAGCGGCAAAGAAATGGCGCATGACTCCCGGCGTGATCACGTTCTACTGGGGCGTTCTGGGTGAGATTCCCAATCTCCCCCATCATAGTATTTACCTTCCTAACGACTCACGTTTGGGATTCGCACAGCTCCTGGACACGGGAGAGATGCCGACTGATCTTCCATTCTATGTGAGCGCACCTTCAAAAAGCGATCCGTCGCTCGCTCCCCCGGGCACAACGCTCATCTTCGTTCTTGTGCCGACGCCGGTGCTGAGCCAGATCGGCAGCGTGGATTGGGCTCAAGTTACTCGTGAATCCCGGACAGAGGTCTTCCGGCGGCTGGCGTCACACAACATTCGGCTCAGTGAATCGGACTTTCTCGTCGAGGAAGTGTGGACTCCTGAGGAGTGGCGAAACCGGTTCGGATTGTATGACGGCTCTGCCTTCGGGGCTGCGCACACTCTTTTCCAGATGGGACCCTTCCGGGCGAAGAACTACGCCCCTGACATCAAGGGATTGTATTTCGTCGGCGCGAGCACGACGCCGGGAACAGGTATGCCGATGGTTGTCCTCGGCGGCGCAATGACAGCAGAGAGGATCAAGGCTCATGCTGTCTGA
- a CDS encoding phytoene/squalene synthase family protein, whose translation MTTPNMYIHGTQASTRHSIHEDIPQSTSSNSQAEWTELAWEQLDNRLRTAALARSDDRSLWLTVANGARNVLRRYSSSFFIVTRFLPREKRRAVEVIYAAVRYPDEIVDTFRLSPAERLERLNLWAEAYERSLEYPTLREALADGVPVFAAAFGHVVQRYGIPPEYYRSFLDAMKRDAEPEPFQTMDDLIESYVYGSATVVGYFLAYVYGPSEHSEFARALKASRNLGIALQLTNFLRDVGDDKRRGRLYLPIDMLSAEGLTPDTLYEPHRASSVRRALSRFAQIADGYYTEAERDLSAFSPDCIPAIRACIEVYRALNRRLDSSDRSLYHRESVPLMQKLRALPPSKYWRIPLAFMF comes from the coding sequence ATGACAACGCCGAACATGTATATTCACGGGACTCAAGCCTCCACTCGCCATTCCATCCACGAGGATATCCCGCAGAGCACTTCCTCCAATTCTCAGGCTGAATGGACGGAGCTGGCATGGGAGCAGCTCGACAACCGGCTGCGCACTGCAGCATTGGCCCGCAGCGATGATCGATCGCTCTGGCTGACGGTTGCCAACGGCGCGCGCAACGTCCTGCGCCGGTACAGCTCGAGCTTCTTCATCGTCACCCGCTTCCTCCCGCGCGAAAAACGGCGGGCGGTGGAAGTGATCTATGCCGCCGTCCGGTATCCGGACGAGATCGTGGACACATTCAGGCTGAGTCCGGCGGAGCGCCTCGAACGGCTCAACCTCTGGGCGGAGGCGTATGAACGCTCGCTCGAGTACCCGACCCTCCGCGAGGCGCTCGCTGACGGAGTTCCCGTTTTTGCCGCAGCGTTTGGACACGTCGTCCAGCGGTACGGCATACCGCCAGAATATTATCGGTCTTTTCTCGACGCTATGAAGCGTGACGCCGAGCCGGAACCGTTCCAAACGATGGACGACCTCATCGAATCATATGTTTACGGAAGCGCGACCGTCGTCGGTTATTTTCTGGCCTACGTGTATGGTCCCTCCGAACATTCGGAATTTGCCAGAGCGCTCAAGGCTTCCCGAAACCTCGGCATCGCTTTGCAGCTGACGAACTTTCTCCGTGACGTCGGCGACGACAAGAGGCGCGGCCGATTGTATCTGCCCATCGACATGCTCTCTGCCGAGGGGCTGACGCCAGACACATTGTATGAACCGCATCGCGCGTCCTCTGTCCGGCGGGCGCTCAGCCGCTTCGCTCAGATCGCCGATGGATATTACACCGAAGCAGAACGGGATCTTTCAGCCTTCTCCCCCGATTGCATTCCCGCAATCAGGGCATGCATCGAAGTCTACCGGGCTCTCAACCGCCGACTCGATTCATCGGACCGAAGCCTCTACCATCGCGAATCCGTTCCGCTGATGCAGAAACTGCGTGCGTTGCCTCCGAGCAAGTACTGGAGAATACCACTCGCATTCATGTTCTGA